In the Marinomonas algicola genome, one interval contains:
- a CDS encoding LysR family transcriptional regulator: protein MSKAPRVTLEQWRVLQAVVDHGGFAQAAEALHKSQSSISYTVAKLQEQLGFPLLAIEGRKAQLTDRGNVLVKRSRHLLKEAIDLESLAHTLGKGWEPEIELVVDAAFPTYPLLKALKRFEPQSQGTQIELKETVLGGAEEALLKGMPDLVISPFIPKGYLADSIIEVGFIAVAAPTHALFNDVELISNERLANELQIVIRDSSSDHKKDAGWLGSDRRWTVSSIQSALEIVSSGIGFAWLPTSEIAKQLDNGGLKAIPLVSGSYKSVHLYAIFGKGERTGPATQLFLDILQHESSPCPSSKEIEHQLKLAARHAK, encoded by the coding sequence ATGTCAAAAGCACCAAGAGTCACCCTAGAACAATGGCGAGTATTGCAAGCTGTAGTAGATCATGGAGGCTTTGCTCAAGCGGCGGAAGCGTTACATAAAAGCCAATCCTCCATTAGCTATACCGTCGCTAAATTACAAGAACAACTCGGATTTCCTTTATTAGCGATAGAGGGTCGTAAAGCGCAATTAACGGATAGAGGAAATGTATTAGTAAAACGTTCACGACACCTATTAAAAGAAGCCATCGATTTAGAGTCTTTAGCGCATACCCTGGGGAAAGGCTGGGAACCAGAGATTGAGCTGGTGGTGGATGCCGCTTTTCCTACTTATCCTTTATTAAAAGCGCTTAAACGCTTTGAGCCGCAAAGCCAAGGAACACAGATCGAACTCAAAGAAACGGTGCTTGGTGGCGCCGAAGAAGCACTTTTAAAAGGCATGCCAGATTTGGTGATTAGCCCTTTTATTCCTAAAGGTTATTTAGCCGATTCCATCATAGAAGTGGGTTTTATCGCCGTAGCCGCACCAACACATGCCTTATTTAATGATGTAGAACTTATTTCAAATGAACGTCTAGCGAACGAACTACAGATCGTAATTCGAGACTCTTCCAGTGACCATAAAAAAGATGCGGGTTGGTTAGGTTCGGATAGACGTTGGACAGTATCAAGCATCCAGTCGGCTTTAGAGATAGTCAGTAGTGGAATTGGCTTTGCTTGGCTCCCTACCTCTGAAATTGCTAAGCAACTCGACAATGGTGGGCTAAAAGCGATTCCTCTTGTCTCAGGCAGCTACAAATCCGTTCATCTATACGCCATTTTTGGTAAAGGGGAAAGAACCGGACCAGCCACTCAACTATTCCTCGATATACTGCAACATGAATCATCACCCTGCCCGTCCTCGAAAGAAATCGAGCATCAACTTAAACTGGCTGCAAGACATGCCAAGTAG
- the chrA gene encoding chromate efflux transporter, which produces MSAVWEVFIRFFILGCSSFGGPAAHLGYFYKEFVENRHWLTKESYAQFVMLSQVVPGPGSSQVGFAIGYHRGGWSGAVAAFVGFTLPSVIIMLLFVWGNNALDDNGFLQFWVQGLTLLATVVVADACYTMWKQFCKSTTTRIIAIASIAFLALWSFGYGTLIMLFITALVGGFLPLNDNKSASELTDVRYANTAGIVAVLLFVLSFFTFSSLAMNVFFDYYQAGSLVFGGGHVILPLLQSVLDQLPEEVILSGYALAQSVPGPMFTVATFLGGMTGREMSDPFAFMLLGGMASLGVFLPGLLLMLFAQHHWKRFSAIPKINAAIVALNASVVGLLLFVFATVVLPHSVLSFVDGIVMVCTGAWLFWKRPSILVLLLVLSSISWLRYWLA; this is translated from the coding sequence ATGTCTGCAGTATGGGAAGTCTTTATTCGCTTTTTTATCTTAGGGTGTTCCAGTTTTGGAGGGCCTGCGGCACATTTAGGCTATTTTTATAAAGAATTTGTTGAAAACCGACACTGGCTAACGAAAGAAAGTTATGCTCAGTTTGTTATGCTCAGCCAAGTGGTGCCAGGTCCTGGGTCCAGCCAAGTGGGTTTTGCCATCGGTTATCATCGAGGTGGTTGGTCTGGTGCTGTGGCGGCATTTGTTGGTTTCACATTACCCTCGGTCATTATCATGTTGTTATTTGTTTGGGGAAATAATGCCTTAGATGATAATGGTTTTTTACAATTTTGGGTCCAAGGGTTAACTTTATTGGCGACAGTGGTGGTGGCGGATGCCTGTTACACTATGTGGAAGCAGTTTTGTAAGAGTACAACCACGCGTATTATTGCTATTGCATCCATCGCTTTTCTTGCTCTGTGGTCATTTGGATACGGCACTTTAATCATGCTATTTATCACCGCACTAGTAGGAGGCTTTTTACCACTTAATGACAACAAAAGCGCGTCTGAATTGACCGATGTTCGTTATGCGAATACTGCGGGTATTGTGGCTGTTCTTTTATTTGTACTGAGCTTTTTTACATTTTCATCTTTGGCGATGAATGTGTTTTTTGACTATTACCAAGCCGGCAGTTTGGTATTTGGTGGTGGTCATGTGATACTGCCGCTCTTGCAAAGTGTTTTAGATCAACTTCCTGAAGAGGTGATTCTTTCTGGTTATGCTCTAGCTCAGTCGGTTCCTGGCCCTATGTTTACTGTCGCGACGTTTCTGGGGGGCATGACTGGTAGGGAGATGAGCGACCCCTTTGCATTTATGCTGCTGGGGGGGATGGCTTCTTTAGGGGTGTTTTTACCGGGCTTATTACTGATGTTGTTTGCTCAGCATCACTGGAAGCGGTTCTCGGCTATCCCGAAAATAAATGCGGCCATTGTGGCGTTAAATGCGTCTGTTGTTGGTCTATTGCTGTTTGTTTTTGCCACCGTTGTTTTGCCCCATAGTGTATTAAGTTTTGTGGATGGAATTGTGATGGTGTGTACGGGGGCTTGGCTGTTTTGGAAGCGTCCCAGTATTTTAGTGCTCTTACTGGTGCTTTCTTCTATCTCATGGTTACGCTACTGGCTGGCTTGA
- a CDS encoding LacI family DNA-binding transcriptional regulator, with protein sequence MHKPNATSADVARLAGVSQSTVSRSFDPSSRISEKTRQKVFAAADELGYQVNKAAQTMIRKRSDLVGLVTAGLGDPFRSEFLHSLVLEVQNNGLRPMVIDVSDKHTIDIQLQSLVQYQLSGVIITSGTPNEAVAKAFIKRGTPVILVNRADYSSEADIVNLDNTQAGVLAAEALIKAGKSRLQVVRSRVSSYSSATRAKGFLDALSPYVERGVLSVDEAFCDSGNYDGGTQYATDMLASAHYPDGIFFCMDCIACGFLDELKQDRRLATPTDIAVIGCDDISIAGYKSYNLTTVRQSSQKMAEAAVSALQTRLKQPNTAPTQHNVSVELVYRGTLLK encoded by the coding sequence ATGCATAAACCTAATGCCACTTCAGCCGATGTTGCCCGCTTAGCTGGAGTTTCCCAGTCTACCGTTTCTCGAAGTTTTGATCCGAGCAGTCGTATTTCAGAAAAAACTCGCCAGAAAGTTTTTGCTGCGGCCGATGAGCTAGGTTATCAGGTCAATAAAGCCGCACAAACGATGATTCGAAAGCGTAGCGATCTTGTTGGCTTAGTAACCGCAGGCTTAGGTGATCCGTTTCGTTCGGAGTTTTTGCACAGCCTTGTGCTTGAAGTGCAGAATAATGGCTTGCGGCCTATGGTGATCGATGTGTCGGATAAACATACTATTGATATTCAATTGCAAAGCCTAGTTCAATATCAATTAAGTGGCGTTATTATCACCTCTGGTACGCCTAATGAAGCCGTTGCAAAAGCGTTTATTAAACGGGGTACGCCAGTCATTTTGGTAAACCGAGCCGACTATTCGAGTGAAGCCGATATTGTTAATTTAGATAATACTCAAGCTGGGGTACTGGCTGCAGAGGCCTTGATAAAAGCGGGCAAGAGTCGGCTACAGGTGGTTCGCTCAAGAGTATCGAGTTATAGCAGCGCGACTCGAGCGAAAGGTTTTCTTGATGCACTTTCACCTTATGTTGAGCGGGGTGTGCTGTCGGTTGACGAAGCATTTTGCGACAGTGGTAATTATGATGGCGGAACTCAATATGCAACAGATATGTTGGCTTCTGCGCATTATCCCGATGGCATCTTCTTTTGCATGGATTGCATTGCCTGTGGTTTTTTAGATGAACTTAAACAGGACCGTCGTTTAGCAACGCCGACCGATATTGCTGTTATAGGCTGCGACGATATATCAATCGCAGGCTATAAATCTTACAATTTAACGACTGTGAGACAATCGTCACAGAAAATGGCTGAAGCGGCAGTAAGCGCCTTACAAACACGCCTAAAGCAGCCTAATACGGCTCCTACGCAACATAATGTCTCAGTTGAATTAGTGTATAGAGGCACGCTTCTTAAGTAG
- a CDS encoding flagellar basal body-associated FliL family protein, which yields MKQRTIPYILLTFILSFFALNAAYAEEEGEAVSLPVYIELSPDFIVNYGSKGSKLKYIKTRITLRTKTELASYIDDNMPLVRDAIVIFMSQLKDEHVKGALAREQSRKDALVALNETLKEETGQEPVIDLLFASFVTQ from the coding sequence ATGAAACAACGTACAATACCTTACATTTTACTGACGTTTATTTTGAGCTTTTTCGCTTTAAATGCCGCTTATGCAGAGGAGGAAGGAGAAGCCGTTAGCCTTCCAGTCTATATTGAGCTATCACCTGACTTTATCGTCAATTATGGCTCGAAGGGAAGTAAGCTTAAGTATATTAAAACCCGAATTACACTGAGGACGAAAACCGAGCTGGCAAGCTATATAGATGATAATATGCCATTAGTTAGAGACGCTATCGTTATCTTTATGAGCCAGTTAAAAGACGAACACGTTAAAGGGGCGTTGGCGCGTGAGCAGAGCCGGAAAGATGCGCTAGTGGCACTTAATGAAACACTGAAAGAAGAAACGGGACAAGAACCTGTGATTGACTTATTGTTTGCCAGCTTCGTTACTCAATAA
- the rsd gene encoding sigma D regulator yields MLERCKSAQERWGGVHIMIDRWLEQRRLLIESMIKLRKREEFTPTDTPLILSVSEKLVDYVSAGHFEIYEQLAIEAKEFCDDSALQRLTSVMPEIQETTEFVVEFNDKFDTKEHCNDKLTELPFALQTLSVIMSDRFILEDLLIKELHEAHNEQSA; encoded by the coding sequence ATGTTAGAACGTTGTAAATCTGCGCAAGAACGTTGGGGCGGTGTTCATATAATGATTGATCGCTGGTTAGAACAGCGTCGTCTATTAATTGAAAGCATGATCAAACTGCGTAAAAGAGAAGAATTTACGCCTACGGATACGCCTTTAATTTTGTCGGTATCAGAAAAACTTGTTGATTACGTTTCAGCGGGCCATTTTGAGATTTATGAGCAGCTGGCCATAGAAGCAAAAGAGTTTTGTGATGACAGTGCACTGCAACGTTTAACGTCTGTTATGCCAGAGATTCAAGAAACCACTGAATTTGTTGTCGAGTTTAACGATAAATTTGATACCAAAGAACACTGTAATGATAAGTTGACTGAGTTACCATTTGCGTTGCAAACATTAAGTGTCATCATGTCAGACCGCTTCATACTTGAAGACTTGTTAATCAAAGAGCTGCACGAGGCTCATAATGAGCAAAGTGCTTAA
- a CDS encoding FMN-dependent NADH-azoreductase, whose product MKTLLRIDSSASGENATSRKLLNEFVANWLVKNPDGTVITRDVDANPLPHFTHDTLSALFSPEDQRTTEQKAIVARADELIAEVKQADVVAISAPIYNFSIPSTLKSYFDYIARAGETFKYTDQGPVGLLSNDAYVFTASGSFLEGTPYDHQMPYIKTFLSFLGMNLVDSFTAGGQAMGDLGQEAFNKAKASIAAL is encoded by the coding sequence ATGAAAACACTACTTAGAATTGATTCCAGTGCATCCGGTGAAAACGCCACTTCTCGTAAGTTGTTAAACGAATTTGTTGCAAATTGGTTGGTTAAAAACCCTGATGGCACCGTTATTACGCGTGACGTCGATGCGAATCCATTACCACATTTTACCCATGACACATTGAGTGCCTTGTTCTCACCTGAAGACCAAAGAACAACGGAGCAAAAAGCGATTGTTGCCAGAGCGGATGAATTGATTGCGGAAGTGAAGCAAGCGGACGTGGTTGCAATCAGCGCTCCTATCTATAACTTCTCTATTCCTTCTACATTAAAAAGCTATTTTGATTATATCGCGCGAGCTGGCGAAACCTTCAAATACACTGATCAAGGGCCTGTTGGTTTACTATCAAATGATGCTTATGTGTTTACGGCCAGTGGCAGTTTCTTAGAAGGCACACCGTATGACCATCAAATGCCATACATCAAAACCTTCTTGTCTTTCTTAGGAATGAATTTAGTTGACAGTTTCACGGCGGGTGGACAGGCAATGGGTGACCTTGGCCAAGAAGCCTTTAACAAGGCGAAAGCGTCTATTGCGGCATTGTAG
- a CDS encoding ABC transporter substrate-binding protein: MKKSPHILGLTLIAAATLAATPVMAKGKLNVLCSTDTDWCSLMETRFEAETGIDVSLIRKSSGESYAQLRAERKNPKIDIWWGGTGDPHLQAAAEKLTQVYKPKALSELRDWAQNQAKVSGYRTVGVYAGALGFGYNEDLLNAKGLPAPQCWKDLTDPMYKGEVQVANPNSSGTSYTALATYVQMMGEDQAFDFLAKLHKNINQYTKSGSAPIKAASNGETAIGITFIHDIVKQVKKGYPVKAVSPCEGTGYEVGSMSIVKGARHLKEAKMWAEFALRPDVQSLAAEAKAYQVPSNKAATTPEGAPDFSTIKLIDYDFAKYGAAETRQHLLQRWDADIKSLPR, translated from the coding sequence ATGAAAAAATCTCCACATATTCTCGGCTTAACATTAATTGCAGCGGCTACTTTGGCAGCCACTCCAGTAATGGCAAAAGGCAAACTTAACGTACTGTGTTCAACGGATACGGACTGGTGTAGCCTGATGGAAACTCGCTTCGAAGCAGAAACGGGTATTGACGTTTCTTTAATTCGAAAAAGCTCTGGTGAGTCTTATGCACAATTACGTGCAGAAAGAAAAAACCCTAAGATCGATATCTGGTGGGGCGGAACGGGTGACCCACATTTGCAAGCCGCCGCTGAAAAATTAACCCAAGTTTACAAGCCTAAGGCCTTATCTGAACTAAGAGATTGGGCGCAAAATCAAGCAAAAGTCTCTGGTTACCGCACCGTAGGTGTATACGCCGGTGCATTGGGTTTTGGCTATAATGAAGACCTATTAAACGCAAAAGGCTTACCCGCTCCTCAATGTTGGAAAGACTTAACGGACCCGATGTATAAAGGGGAAGTGCAGGTTGCCAACCCAAATTCTTCAGGCACTTCTTATACCGCCTTAGCCACCTATGTACAAATGATGGGAGAAGATCAAGCGTTTGATTTCTTAGCCAAATTGCATAAAAATATTAACCAATATACCAAGTCCGGCTCAGCACCGATCAAAGCGGCGTCCAACGGCGAGACAGCGATTGGTATCACCTTTATTCATGACATTGTGAAACAAGTGAAAAAAGGCTACCCAGTAAAAGCCGTTTCACCTTGTGAAGGAACGGGCTATGAAGTTGGCTCTATGAGTATTGTGAAAGGCGCGCGTCACTTGAAAGAAGCGAAAATGTGGGCTGAATTTGCGTTAAGACCGGATGTTCAATCATTAGCCGCCGAGGCTAAAGCCTATCAAGTACCATCAAATAAAGCGGCGACGACGCCTGAAGGCGCACCGGATTTTTCTACCATCAAACTCATCGATTACGATTTTGCCAAATACGGTGCAGCCGAAACACGTCAGCATTTATTGCAACGTTGGGATGCTGACATCAAGTCTTTACCGCGTTAA
- the trmB gene encoding tRNA (guanosine(46)-N7)-methyltransferase TrmB, giving the protein MSDHQNETETTAKIRTIRSFVVRSGRMTEGQQKAYDANWAFYGLNLEDGQLHYQDVFGRESDIVVEVGFGMGASLVEMAKNAPDKDFIGIEVHPPGVAKLMMLADEAGVKNIRVFCDDAIEVMANCIPNASVATFQLFFPDPWHKKRHNKRRIVQATFAEKIAEILKPTGTFHMATDWQPYAEHMMEVMEAQTLYENVAGKNTFHPRPDWRPLTKFEQRGERLGHGVWDLIYAKK; this is encoded by the coding sequence ATGTCAGATCATCAAAACGAAACAGAAACCACAGCAAAAATACGCACTATCAGAAGCTTTGTTGTACGCAGTGGGCGTATGACAGAAGGTCAGCAAAAAGCCTATGACGCCAATTGGGCATTTTATGGTTTGAACCTTGAAGATGGGCAATTACATTACCAAGACGTATTTGGTAGAGAGTCTGACATTGTTGTTGAAGTTGGCTTTGGTATGGGGGCGTCTCTTGTTGAAATGGCAAAAAACGCACCTGACAAAGACTTTATTGGGATTGAAGTTCATCCACCTGGCGTTGCTAAGCTGATGATGTTGGCCGATGAAGCCGGGGTGAAGAATATTCGTGTGTTTTGCGATGATGCCATTGAAGTGATGGCTAACTGCATACCGAATGCTTCCGTTGCGACTTTTCAGTTATTTTTTCCTGATCCATGGCATAAGAAGCGTCATAATAAACGTCGTATTGTACAAGCTACTTTCGCTGAGAAAATTGCTGAAATCCTAAAGCCAACGGGTACCTTCCACATGGCAACAGATTGGCAGCCATACGCTGAACATATGATGGAGGTGATGGAAGCGCAAACCTTATATGAAAATGTCGCAGGTAAAAATACCTTCCATCCCCGTCCTGACTGGCGTCCCTTAACGAAATTTGAGCAAAGGGGTGAGCGTTTAGGCCACGGTGTATGGGATCTTATTTACGCCAAAAAGTAG
- a CDS encoding WD40 repeat domain-containing protein — translation MSKVLKLALVLSASTFLFACSAEGPSKTAEFAVQGLYSAALSSDGANSLVGSIQHGGSFWSNSPAERRFNWNHAQGDFTPLISVDIDPSGRYALTGSARTMVLWNTSTGQSEGFWNTPGDIRSTKLIRNGDYAIVGLDDQTARYFDVKNGGIKQTFRTGAIVRSVDVDDVGSFVITGDDKYQVIVWDTQNGEIKHQWELSNRISSVALSDDGRYAFAAAQLGNAKVWSTETGKELFTISTGKLDSRNVTISNARFSPDNRYLLTGGISPDVKLISLLSGDVIQKWSLELKDVLRPTGSSVLALAFGKDDTYYAIGSNGKLNVFQ, via the coding sequence ATGAGCAAAGTGCTTAAACTTGCGCTTGTTCTTTCTGCAAGTACGTTTTTATTTGCTTGCTCAGCCGAAGGTCCGTCTAAAACAGCCGAGTTCGCAGTACAGGGCCTTTACTCGGCGGCGTTAAGCTCCGATGGTGCCAATTCATTGGTTGGCTCGATTCAGCATGGTGGCAGTTTCTGGAGTAATAGCCCGGCGGAACGACGTTTTAATTGGAATCATGCTCAAGGTGATTTTACACCTTTAATCAGTGTTGATATTGATCCTTCAGGTCGTTATGCATTAACCGGTAGTGCACGCACTATGGTGCTCTGGAATACCTCTACCGGCCAGTCAGAAGGATTTTGGAATACACCTGGAGACATTCGCTCTACAAAACTGATTCGTAACGGTGATTACGCTATTGTTGGTTTAGATGATCAAACGGCGCGTTACTTTGATGTGAAAAATGGTGGTATTAAACAAACCTTTCGAACTGGCGCGATTGTTCGAAGCGTGGATGTTGACGATGTCGGTAGTTTCGTTATAACAGGCGATGATAAGTACCAAGTTATTGTGTGGGATACGCAAAATGGCGAGATCAAACATCAATGGGAACTGAGTAATCGCATTTCCTCTGTGGCCTTATCCGACGATGGTCGCTATGCGTTTGCAGCGGCACAATTAGGCAATGCTAAAGTGTGGTCAACAGAGACGGGCAAGGAGCTGTTCACCATCTCCACAGGTAAATTAGATTCTCGTAATGTCACGATCAGTAACGCCAGGTTCTCCCCTGATAATCGTTATTTACTTACGGGGGGAATTAGCCCTGATGTGAAACTAATTAGTTTATTAAGTGGTGACGTGATTCAGAAATGGTCTCTTGAATTAAAAGATGTGTTACGCCCAACGGGGTCTTCTGTTTTGGCGTTGGCATTTGGTAAAGACGATACCTACTATGCCATTGGTAGTAATGGCAAACTTAATGTTTTTCAGTAA
- a CDS encoding oxidative damage protection protein, whose translation MANTVFCKKYQKELEALDRAPFPGARGQDIISSVSKQAWQEWQTLQTMLINEKQLNMMMPDSRKYVMEQMEKFFNNEPTDKVTGYVDPSDIIEL comes from the coding sequence ATGGCAAATACTGTATTTTGTAAGAAATACCAAAAAGAACTGGAGGCTCTTGATCGTGCGCCTTTTCCTGGGGCTCGTGGGCAAGACATTATTAGCTCGGTTTCTAAGCAAGCTTGGCAGGAGTGGCAGACGCTGCAAACCATGCTAATTAATGAAAAGCAGCTCAATATGATGATGCCAGATTCAAGAAAATACGTTATGGAACAAATGGAGAAATTTTTTAATAACGAGCCAACAGATAAAGTAACGGGGTACGTTGATCCAAGTGATATTATTGAGCTTTAG
- a CDS encoding DUF423 domain-containing protein, translated as MSMTDPEEASGQQIANFSLSKRQLSWLSVFAFLAFLSVAFGAFGAHALQSIVDEKALSWWQTGCHYMSYHALAGCFTSLFLAQLPRARVTLWSFLVGIVFFSGSLFTMSLSGLTLLGMITPIGGFLFLLGWGWLIFVFSCAARRT; from the coding sequence ATGTCTATGACTGATCCAGAAGAGGCATCTGGGCAACAGATTGCCAATTTTTCTCTGTCTAAACGCCAACTTTCATGGCTGAGTGTATTTGCCTTTTTGGCTTTTCTGTCGGTTGCATTTGGTGCTTTTGGCGCGCATGCGTTGCAATCTATAGTCGATGAGAAAGCCTTATCTTGGTGGCAAACGGGCTGTCATTATATGAGTTATCACGCTTTAGCTGGATGCTTTACCTCTTTATTTTTAGCTCAACTGCCTCGTGCTCGAGTGACGCTATGGTCTTTTCTAGTGGGCATTGTTTTTTTCTCTGGAAGCTTGTTTACCATGTCACTTTCTGGTCTGACTTTGCTTGGCATGATCACTCCTATTGGCGGTTTTTTGTTTCTTTTAGGCTGGGGATGGCTGATTTTCGTGTTTTCCTGCGCGGCTCGCAGGACATAA
- a CDS encoding disulfide bond formation protein B — protein MLQFLSIRRFHGLIAFAAFTLLAVAFYMEYEMGLEPCPLCMLQRIMFLAIGVVSCISALHNSLRGFRHYSITIVVISLLGAGLSIRHLYLQGLPEEQLPACLPGLSYMVEVFPWQEIMSAMIMGTGECGDVVWTFLGLSIPGWTLVAFVGMAFINIMIALKSNRT, from the coding sequence ATGTTGCAGTTTCTTTCTATAAGACGTTTTCATGGTTTGATTGCATTCGCGGCGTTTACATTGCTGGCGGTTGCTTTCTATATGGAATATGAAATGGGGTTAGAGCCATGCCCTCTTTGTATGTTACAAAGGATCATGTTTCTCGCCATTGGTGTTGTGTCATGTATTTCGGCGCTGCATAATTCTTTACGGGGATTCCGTCATTATTCCATTACAATCGTGGTTATTTCCTTATTGGGTGCGGGGTTATCAATCCGACATTTATACCTTCAAGGGTTGCCGGAAGAGCAACTGCCCGCCTGTCTGCCTGGTTTAAGCTATATGGTTGAAGTGTTTCCATGGCAAGAAATCATGTCCGCTATGATTATGGGAACGGGTGAATGTGGCGATGTTGTATGGACTTTTTTAGGGTTAAGCATCCCTGGTTGGACTTTAGTCGCATTTGTTGGCATGGCATTCATTAATATTATGATTGCACTCAAAAGTAACCGCACATAA